A stretch of the Coprobacillus cateniformis genome encodes the following:
- the fsa gene encoding fructose-6-phosphate aldolase — MKLFIDTANIEEIQKANDLGVICGVTTNPSLIAKEGRDFKEVIKEITEIVDGPISGEVKATTTQAEDMVIEAREIAKIHKNMVVKIPMCEEGLKAVKILSQEGISTNVTLVFSATQALLAAIAGATYVSPFLGRLDDISASGIDLVADIMQIFNQYGFETEVICASIRHPIHVIECARLGADIATVPYQIIMQMIQHPLTDIGVEKFIKDYQKVFG; from the coding sequence ATGAAATTATTTATTGATACTGCAAACATAGAAGAAATTCAAAAAGCAAATGATTTAGGTGTCATTTGTGGGGTAACAACCAATCCATCATTGATTGCTAAAGAAGGAAGAGATTTTAAAGAAGTGATTAAAGAGATTACAGAGATTGTAGATGGACCTATTAGTGGTGAAGTCAAAGCAACAACAACCCAAGCTGAAGATATGGTTATTGAGGCAAGAGAGATTGCTAAGATTCATAAGAATATGGTTGTGAAGATACCAATGTGTGAAGAAGGTTTAAAAGCAGTTAAAATCTTATCACAAGAGGGTATTTCAACAAATGTGACTCTTGTCTTTAGTGCCACACAGGCTTTATTAGCAGCCATTGCTGGAGCAACTTATGTATCGCCATTCTTAGGAAGATTGGATGATATTTCAGCATCGGGAATTGATTTGGTGGCAGATATTATGCAGATTTTTAATCAATATGGATTTGAAACTGAGGTCATCTGTGCTAGCATACGTCATCCTATACACGTTATAGAATGTGCAAGATTAGGTGCTGATATTGCAACTGTACCATATCAAATCATTATGCAAATGATACAACATCCATTAACTGATATTGGTGTAGAAAAGTTTATAAAAGACTATCAAAAAGTTTTTGGTTAA
- a CDS encoding PTS ascorbate transporter subunit IIC: MFILEFVVYDLLGEASLLVGLMALIGLLIQKKSAAQVISGTIKTIVGFLIFGIGSSAAQGALNGFQSLFASGFGLEGVTPISEAITAQAQTLFPMVIALIMVLGFVCNLIIARFTRFKYIFLTGGHSLFLAALLAILLKALGLSDVMAIGIGAIILGLASCIYPAIAQKYMNKVTGSEDIAIGHYCSIAYALSGWIGGKVGNPKKSTESIELPGWLSIFKDYIVSVSLSVGIFYYVAAIAAGQGAVEVLSGSQHWLIYPLMQTLTFTGGLYVIITGVRLFLGEIVPAFVGVSEKFIPGAKLALDCPVVFPYAPTATVMGFISAYIAGLLCMLIMIAMGTTVIIPVAIPYFFIGATAGVFGNATGGWKGCIIGAFIAGVLIAVGPAIIYPIMKSVGLSGSSFPETDFNLIGIIFNFIGKLIGAW, encoded by the coding sequence ATGTTTATACTAGAGTTTGTTGTTTATGATTTATTAGGGGAAGCATCGTTACTTGTTGGATTGATGGCACTTATTGGATTATTGATTCAAAAGAAATCTGCTGCTCAAGTTATTTCGGGAACGATTAAAACAATTGTTGGATTCTTGATTTTTGGGATAGGTTCTTCTGCTGCACAAGGAGCTTTGAATGGATTTCAATCATTGTTTGCGAGTGGTTTTGGGTTAGAAGGGGTTACACCTATTTCTGAAGCGATTACTGCTCAGGCACAAACATTATTCCCAATGGTTATTGCATTAATTATGGTTTTAGGATTTGTATGTAACCTGATTATTGCAAGATTCACAAGATTTAAATATATCTTTTTAACTGGAGGACATAGTTTATTCTTAGCTGCCTTATTAGCAATCTTATTAAAAGCTTTAGGTTTATCTGATGTTATGGCAATTGGAATTGGTGCTATTATTCTGGGATTGGCTTCATGTATCTATCCTGCTATTGCTCAAAAATATATGAATAAAGTTACAGGTAGTGAAGATATTGCGATTGGTCATTATTGTTCAATTGCTTATGCTCTGTCAGGTTGGATTGGTGGTAAAGTTGGTAATCCCAAAAAGAGCACAGAGTCTATTGAGTTACCTGGCTGGTTATCAATCTTTAAAGATTACATAGTTTCTGTTTCATTATCAGTTGGTATTTTCTATTATGTTGCTGCTATTGCTGCTGGACAAGGTGCTGTTGAAGTTCTTTCAGGTAGTCAACATTGGTTGATTTATCCATTAATGCAAACATTAACATTTACTGGTGGACTTTATGTCATTATTACTGGTGTTCGTTTATTCTTAGGCGAAATTGTTCCTGCATTCGTAGGTGTCTCTGAGAAATTTATTCCTGGAGCAAAACTTGCATTAGACTGTCCTGTTGTGTTTCCTTATGCACCAACGGCTACAGTTATGGGATTTATCTCAGCTTATATTGCTGGATTGTTATGTATGTTAATCATGATTGCAATGGGAACAACAGTGATCATTCCAGTAGCTATTCCTTACTTCTTTATTGGTGCCACTGCTGGAGTTTTTGGTAATGCAACAGGTGGTTGGAAAGGATGTATTATTGGGGCATTTATTGCTGGGGTTTTAATTGCTGTAGGACCTGCAATTATTTATCCTATTATGAAGAGTGTTGGGCTATCTGGAAGTAGTTTCCCTGAAACTGATTTTAACTTAATTGGTATTATCTTTAATTTCATTGGTAAACTTATAGGTGCTTGGTAA
- a CDS encoding BglG family transcription antiterminator, with translation MNIRQKHMLNTLVNDGSIHIGTSAQKFNVGERTIRYDLDVIADYISTKLQHQGLMIKNNIAHLMINQDEIQDLRLEEMDNDYYEIKISSEERMIMILYDLCWATDKMTIQQFADKYFVSRGTINSDFIEIKKWCHKRHIPLVSLKGKGIYIDATEKQRRAYLSELIRSSTKLDHYKDFIFIEWFKDIDVETIKTIVTKAEKKYGIWLTDIAFEGLSIHIALSIKRYQSHHISESHEASHYTDIDPLPYQMASEIVHEINRQFELKLPETEIIYVAIHLGGKSSYLNEDDVGSHALVEYYAINMIIHVGNILKVDLKQDKRLLDGLIQHLRACRYRYKNDMVIENPLKEDLIESYPNLYQILSLFINDTQDQGYIRFNDDEMTYVLLHFAAAINRRSQKSKEIPNILVVCSTGLGTSELVVSSLNRYFKLKIQACTALHQLQYYLGKYPIDLIITTVPLESIVPHVRVHPILTDEDNNNIRKKLSELGFEIINQEDSITKELSILMDHYMKDKDDSKLINELTELYQKIKPNENSLERTMGEYKMLSELLTDQTIQLNIDVPDWQEAIRASGKILAEQEYITDDYIQASIHSVKEYGPYIVITKGVALAHATNNQGVLRTGMSLVRLKTPVEFGNANNDPVRFVFTLATIDSTSHLVALSDLAEFLERKEFMNILSRATEAEQLIKYIKENETNVKGE, from the coding sequence ATGAACATACGACAAAAGCACATGCTCAATACACTTGTGAATGATGGTTCTATCCATATTGGAACAAGTGCTCAAAAATTTAATGTTGGTGAAAGAACAATTCGATATGATTTAGATGTTATTGCGGACTATATTTCAACAAAGTTACAACACCAGGGATTAATGATCAAAAATAACATTGCACATCTTATGATTAATCAAGATGAAATTCAAGATTTAAGATTAGAAGAGATGGATAATGATTATTATGAAATTAAGATTTCTTCAGAAGAAAGAATGATTATGATTCTTTATGACTTATGTTGGGCAACTGATAAGATGACAATTCAGCAATTTGCTGATAAATATTTTGTAAGTCGAGGGACAATCAATAGTGATTTTATTGAAATTAAAAAATGGTGTCATAAAAGACATATTCCACTTGTTTCTTTAAAAGGAAAAGGCATTTATATTGATGCTACTGAAAAACAAAGACGTGCTTATTTAAGTGAACTTATTCGTTCTTCTACAAAATTAGATCATTATAAAGATTTTATTTTTATAGAATGGTTTAAAGATATAGATGTTGAAACCATTAAAACAATTGTGACAAAAGCTGAAAAGAAATATGGTATTTGGTTAACTGATATCGCTTTTGAAGGATTAAGTATTCATATTGCTTTATCAATTAAACGTTATCAAAGTCATCATATTTCAGAAAGTCATGAAGCATCTCATTATACAGATATTGATCCACTCCCTTACCAAATGGCTAGTGAAATCGTCCATGAAATCAATAGACAGTTTGAATTAAAACTCCCAGAAACAGAAATTATCTATGTCGCTATCCATTTAGGCGGGAAATCAAGTTATTTAAATGAAGATGATGTTGGTAGTCATGCACTTGTAGAGTACTACGCAATTAATATGATTATTCATGTGGGAAATATCTTGAAGGTTGATTTAAAACAAGATAAACGATTGTTAGATGGACTTATTCAACATTTAAGAGCATGTCGTTATCGTTATAAGAATGATATGGTTATTGAGAATCCTTTAAAAGAGGATTTGATTGAAAGTTATCCCAATCTGTATCAGATTTTATCACTGTTTATTAATGATACACAAGATCAAGGTTATATTCGATTTAATGATGATGAAATGACTTATGTTCTTCTTCACTTTGCTGCTGCTATTAATCGAAGAAGTCAAAAATCTAAAGAAATTCCTAATATATTAGTGGTCTGTTCAACAGGATTAGGAACCTCAGAACTGGTCGTTTCATCATTAAATAGATACTTTAAATTAAAAATTCAAGCTTGTACTGCTTTACATCAGTTACAGTACTATTTAGGAAAGTATCCAATTGATCTCATTATTACAACAGTTCCATTAGAATCAATAGTTCCACATGTGAGAGTTCATCCAATACTTACAGATGAGGATAACAATAACATTAGAAAGAAGTTATCTGAATTGGGATTTGAAATTATTAATCAAGAAGATTCAATTACAAAAGAATTATCTATCTTAATGGATCACTATATGAAAGATAAAGACGATTCTAAATTAATTAATGAATTAACTGAACTGTATCAAAAAATAAAACCTAATGAAAATAGTTTAGAAAGAACAATGGGGGAATATAAAATGCTTAGTGAATTATTAACGGATCAAACAATTCAATTGAATATTGATGTTCCAGATTGGCAGGAAGCCATTCGTGCCTCGGGTAAGATATTGGCTGAACAAGAATATATAACAGATGATTATATTCAGGCATCAATACATAGTGTCAAGGAATATGGACCTTATATTGTCATTACCAAAGGTGTAGCCCTTGCACATGCAACGAATAATCAAGGAGTCTTACGTACTGGAATGTCATTGGTGAGATTAAAAACACCTGTAGAATTTGGCAACGCCAATAATGATCCTGTTAGATTTGTTTTTACACTGGCTACAATTGATTCAACTTCGCATTTGGTTGCATTATCAGACCTTGCAGAATTTTTGGAGAGAAAAGAGTTTATGAATATCTTGTCTCGTGCAACTGAAGCTGAACAATTGATCAAATATATCAAAGAAAATGAAACAAATGTGAAAGGAGAATAA
- a CDS encoding PTS sugar transporter subunit IIB — protein MARKTALIMCRTGMGSSLMLKIKVDKLIMKNNFPLDVTHDAFSGFAGQQKTDIIITMDDLVDEFKGSSAYVIGVKDIMDVDYIESELKKYFAENN, from the coding sequence ATGGCTAGAAAAACAGCATTAATTATGTGTCGTACAGGGATGGGGAGCTCTTTGATGTTAAAAATCAAAGTTGATAAATTAATTATGAAAAATAATTTTCCATTAGACGTTACACATGATGCATTTAGTGGTTTTGCAGGTCAACAGAAGACAGATATTATTATTACAATGGATGACTTAGTTGATGAATTTAAAGGTTCATCAGCCTATGTTATTGGAGTTAAAGATATCATGGATGTTGATTATATTGAGAGCGAACTCAAAAAGTATTTTGCTGAAAATAATTAG
- a CDS encoding transketolase, giving the protein MKEIKELELLANQNRRRIIDMVYQAGVGHVGGALSIIDILTAIYELDVDFKKEKRSRVILSKGHAVPAQYAILASYGMIDEGEFKTFRQLNSRLQGHPYTKDIPEVDATTGLLGQGFSMAVGHAIVKKNNKENHRIYAIAGDGEMQEGEMWEAMMSAAHHHLNNLVFIIDYNKLSSGGPTNDVIYMESFVDKAKAFHFHTIEIDGHNMKQIVSALNETKLVVDKPICIIANTIKGKGISFMESVPKWHSSGLTDEEYEIAKKDLLKREEDIKNGI; this is encoded by the coding sequence ATGAAAGAAATCAAAGAATTAGAATTATTAGCCAATCAAAATAGAAGGCGTATTATTGATATGGTCTATCAAGCGGGTGTTGGACATGTTGGAGGTGCATTATCTATAATTGATATATTAACAGCTATCTATGAATTAGATGTTGATTTTAAGAAAGAAAAGCGCAGTCGTGTTATTCTTTCAAAAGGACATGCTGTTCCTGCTCAATATGCTATTTTAGCCAGTTATGGGATGATTGATGAAGGTGAGTTTAAAACATTTAGACAATTAAATTCTCGTTTACAGGGACACCCTTATACAAAAGATATCCCCGAAGTGGATGCAACTACAGGATTGCTTGGTCAAGGTTTCTCAATGGCAGTAGGACATGCGATTGTGAAAAAGAATAATAAAGAAAATCATCGTATCTATGCTATTGCCGGTGATGGAGAAATGCAAGAAGGTGAAATGTGGGAAGCTATGATGTCAGCAGCCCATCATCATCTTAATAATTTGGTTTTCATTATTGATTATAATAAACTATCTTCTGGTGGACCTACAAATGATGTTATTTATATGGAATCGTTTGTTGATAAAGCAAAGGCATTCCATTTCCATACAATTGAAATTGATGGTCATAATATGAAACAAATTGTTTCTGCTTTAAATGAGACTAAACTGGTTGTTGATAAACCTATTTGCATTATAGCAAATACAATCAAAGGCAAAGGTATTTCATTTATGGAATCTGTTCCTAAATGGCATTCAAGTGGTTTAACTGATGAAGAGTACGAAATAGCTAAAAAAGATTTATTGAAGAGAGAGGAGGATATTAAAAATGGAATATAA
- a CDS encoding DNA alkylation repair protein: MGKKVKDYYDIEYGYFLAKKIKSVYSEFNDNQFISLIRPTIEQLEFNDRQELLANALKASIPLNYSETIGIFKKILGPELNGSLGMFTEGYWLWPIGKFVELFGGENFEVSTSFSKELTKRFTSEFCMRTIINQFPEQSMNLLLKWSQDSNQRVRRLASECIRIRLPWSKKLYVALEYFDIYYELLTCLKDDTDKTIQKSVANNLNDLYKEDQEKFEFIVSSWQNENITKECQWIIKHASRTKNKKHSCV, from the coding sequence ATGGGTAAGAAAGTAAAAGACTATTATGATATTGAATATGGATATTTTTTAGCTAAAAAGATAAAATCAGTCTATTCAGAATTCAATGACAATCAATTTATTTCATTGATAAGACCAACAATTGAGCAATTAGAATTTAATGATAGACAAGAATTGCTAGCTAATGCATTAAAAGCATCTATCCCCTTAAACTATTCAGAGACGATTGGTATTTTTAAAAAAATATTAGGGCCAGAACTCAATGGCAGTTTAGGCATGTTTACAGAGGGATATTGGCTTTGGCCAATTGGGAAATTTGTTGAGTTATTTGGTGGTGAAAATTTTGAAGTCAGTACATCCTTTAGTAAAGAATTAACAAAAAGATTTACGAGTGAATTTTGTATGCGTACAATTATAAATCAGTTTCCTGAACAATCAATGAATCTACTTTTGAAATGGAGTCAGGATAGCAATCAAAGAGTACGTCGATTAGCAAGTGAGTGCATAAGGATACGGTTACCTTGGTCAAAAAAACTGTATGTTGCCCTAGAATATTTTGATATTTATTATGAATTATTAACTTGTCTTAAGGATGATACTGATAAAACAATTCAAAAAAGTGTCGCAAATAATCTCAATGATTTATATAAGGAAGATCAAGAGAAGTTTGAATTCATTGTATCCAGTTGGCAAAATGAAAATATAACAAAGGAATGTCAATGGATTATTAAGCATGCTTCAAGAACAAAAAACAAAAAACATTCATGTGTATAA
- a CDS encoding transketolase family protein — translation MEYKLTTIREIIGDVLCEQGRKNPDIYVIDSDLAKSTTTNKFQNEFPNRFVETGIAEQNAVSIATGIADEGKIPFYVNFAIFVSGTAWTQVRQACYANANVKFIATHPGMDGGYDGASHHANEDIALMRVLPNMKVLVPSNHDEFKKCVQLAIDHEGPVYIRAARDVVPDLPSHFDVEIGHSYCVENNGNDFAMIFEGSTTDLAYRSFETLTNEGFNGQLINIFSIKPMDKDYIRKLAKEVKRIVTVENHSVIGGIGSAISEIVSEMSEHAPVVKIGVEDVFTESGPSLAIKEKYGLNVENIKTKMKEIYE, via the coding sequence ATGGAATATAAACTCACAACAATTCGTGAAATTATTGGGGATGTTTTATGTGAACAAGGAAGAAAAAATCCTGATATCTATGTCATTGATAGTGACCTAGCTAAATCAACAACAACCAATAAATTCCAGAATGAATTTCCTAATCGTTTTGTAGAAACAGGAATTGCTGAGCAAAATGCTGTTTCTATTGCCACTGGAATTGCAGATGAAGGAAAAATTCCTTTCTATGTAAACTTTGCTATTTTTGTTTCAGGGACAGCTTGGACACAAGTACGTCAAGCATGTTATGCCAATGCAAATGTCAAATTCATTGCTACGCATCCTGGTATGGATGGAGGTTATGATGGAGCAAGTCATCATGCAAATGAAGATATTGCATTAATGCGAGTTTTGCCAAATATGAAAGTTCTTGTTCCTAGTAACCATGATGAATTTAAAAAATGTGTCCAATTAGCCATTGATCATGAAGGACCAGTCTATATTCGTGCTGCTCGAGATGTTGTGCCAGATTTACCATCACACTTTGATGTAGAAATTGGACACAGTTATTGTGTTGAAAACAATGGCAATGATTTTGCTATGATTTTTGAAGGGTCAACAACTGATTTGGCATATCGTTCATTTGAAACATTAACAAATGAAGGCTTTAATGGTCAATTGATTAATATCTTCTCAATTAAACCAATGGATAAAGACTATATTCGTAAACTTGCTAAAGAAGTGAAAAGAATAGTTACAGTTGAGAATCATTCAGTCATTGGGGGAATTGGTAGTGCTATTAGTGAGATTGTATCAGAAATGAGTGAACATGCCCCAGTGGTAAAAATTGGAGTAGAGGATGTTTTTACTGAGTCTGGACCATCTCTTGCTATTAAAGAAAAATATGGACTTAATGTAGAAAATATAAAAACAAAGATGAAAGAGATATATGAATAG
- a CDS encoding TetR/AcrR family transcriptional regulator, with amino-acid sequence MTNNKKELATLHTTKNLISIARHHFSTYGYENTSLEAIAKEANMTRGAVYHHFKNKKNLFKAVLNLVQHEVGLNVEKRAQSSKDIWEQLILGCVGFVEAATLENNKRILLIEAPNIIEWTQWKKMDDENSVLLLEEQLMIIQKNEQLIDFDIHMISHMISGALNDLSIYLAESDNLNNEQIYKAVDYLLKGFKKNG; translated from the coding sequence ATGACTAATAATAAAAAAGAATTAGCAACTCTTCATACAACCAAGAACTTAATATCAATTGCACGTCATCATTTTTCCACATATGGATATGAAAATACATCTTTAGAGGCTATTGCGAAAGAAGCAAATATGACAAGAGGGGCAGTCTATCATCACTTTAAAAATAAAAAAAATCTTTTTAAAGCAGTTTTAAATCTTGTACAACATGAGGTTGGATTAAATGTTGAAAAAAGAGCTCAATCATCAAAAGATATTTGGGAACAATTAATATTAGGATGTGTTGGATTTGTAGAAGCAGCAACTTTAGAAAATAATAAAAGAATACTCTTAATTGAAGCTCCTAATATTATAGAATGGACTCAGTGGAAGAAAATGGATGATGAAAATTCTGTTTTACTTTTAGAAGAACAACTTATGATTATTCAAAAAAATGAACAATTAATTGATTTTGATATTCATATGATTTCACATATGATATCTGGTGCTTTAAATGATTTATCAATCTATCTTGCTGAATCTGACAATTTGAATAATGAACAAATTTATAAAGCAGTTGACTATTTATTAAAAGGATTTAAAAAGAATGGGTAA
- a CDS encoding helix-turn-helix domain-containing protein yields MDFGMKLQSLRKEKGLSQEALAEKLHVSRQAVSKWESGAGYPEMDKLILISDLFGVTIDYLIKDSHESVPDDQRAESKYFMNSQKIKEYMNFKRHFGLRIGGAVSAIILSVIFPILMSDKQYEMIGTMIMLLIVALAVGVLIITGMSCEGYSELEKKEINMSFNDLQDIQNQYMNFKSKFGMSIAFGVFFIIFAVAMTVFVEEYVKNEYLSGMILFVCVAISVFIFIYQGIKDGMYRFLVQNRKYITEQKKEEKSLYAMTMPLAAMIYLVMGFTQGWWHPGWIIFPVVAIITAGIESFMNKE; encoded by the coding sequence ATGGATTTCGGAATGAAATTACAAAGTTTAAGAAAAGAAAAAGGATTGTCACAAGAAGCATTGGCAGAAAAACTTCATGTTTCTAGACAGGCAGTCAGTAAGTGGGAATCAGGTGCAGGGTATCCAGAAATGGATAAACTCATTTTAATTAGTGACTTGTTTGGTGTGACTATTGATTATTTAATTAAAGATAGTCATGAATCTGTTCCAGATGATCAAAGAGCGGAATCAAAATATTTTATGAATAGTCAAAAAATAAAAGAGTATATGAATTTCAAGAGACATTTTGGATTACGTATTGGGGGAGCAGTATCAGCGATTATTCTTTCTGTTATTTTTCCAATTCTTATGAGTGATAAGCAGTATGAAATGATAGGGACAATGATTATGCTGTTGATTGTTGCATTGGCAGTTGGGGTTTTAATCATAACGGGTATGTCATGTGAAGGGTATTCAGAGCTTGAGAAAAAAGAAATTAATATGAGTTTTAATGATTTGCAGGATATACAAAATCAGTACATGAATTTTAAATCAAAATTTGGGATGTCTATAGCATTTGGTGTTTTCTTTATTATATTTGCAGTTGCTATGACAGTGTTTGTTGAAGAATATGTAAAGAATGAATATCTATCTGGTATGATCTTATTTGTTTGTGTTGCGATATCTGTTTTTATATTTATCTATCAAGGTATTAAAGATGGAATGTATCGTTTTCTTGTTCAAAACAGGAAATATATAACAGAACAAAAGAAAGAGGAAAAGAGTCTATATGCTATGACAATGCCTTTAGCAGCAATGATTTATTTGGTCATGGGATTTACTCAAGGATGGTGGCATCCAGGGTGGATTATCTTCCCAGTTGTAGCAATCATTACTGCAGGAATAGAATCTTTTATGAATAAAGAATAG
- a CDS encoding aminopeptidase P family protein → MIKEFQKLLKEKNLSYYIVPTDDDHQSETVGDHFQSRAYLSGFTGSAGILLVKQDAAYLWTDGRYFIQAAKQLEEGITLMKMSQKGVPTLLEFLSQDVQPHDIIAFDGQTMNAQFVLDLEEVLEDVEHDIECIDLLDEFWTQRPAMSCQKAYIYDLKYNGLSAHEKIEIIQEYMKENNCTSHIVTPLDDIAWIFNLRGGDIPCSPTALAFALITLDQSYLYLQKEAYDQSMVDAYLQEQVIIKDYYQIYQDVMKLEGSVLLNTQQINYELFNLISCDIVNGMNPSQAFKAIKNDVEIENTKNAHIKDGVAMTKFMYWLKKNYGKIPMDEISISDKVAELRQQQDLFVDLSFTTICAFNKNAALMHYHATQEDHSKVEGNGFLLIDSGGQYLDGTTDITRTYALGHISPIQKKHFTMVLQGMLALQNAHFLYGATGISLDILARTPMWEEDIDYQCGTGHGVGHFLNVHEGPQGIRPRPRLQGEECKLEAGMIVTDEPGIYLEGQYGIRIENELLCVDGVENEYGQFMHFDVLTVAPIDLDAIDVEILTYKEKKWLNDYHQQVYNKVSPFLSEEEKIWLKEYTKEI, encoded by the coding sequence ATGATAAAGGAATTTCAAAAATTATTAAAAGAAAAGAATTTAAGCTATTATATTGTCCCTACTGATGATGATCATCAATCAGAAACAGTTGGAGACCATTTCCAATCACGTGCCTATTTAAGTGGCTTTACAGGGAGTGCTGGTATTTTGTTAGTGAAACAAGATGCTGCTTACTTATGGACAGATGGAAGATACTTCATTCAAGCTGCAAAACAACTTGAAGAGGGAATTACACTTATGAAGATGTCACAAAAAGGTGTCCCAACTCTGTTAGAGTTTTTAAGTCAGGATGTGCAACCTCATGACATCATTGCATTTGATGGTCAAACAATGAATGCACAATTTGTTTTAGATTTAGAAGAAGTGTTAGAAGATGTTGAACATGATATCGAATGTATAGATCTTTTAGATGAATTCTGGACTCAGCGTCCTGCTATGTCTTGTCAAAAAGCATACATCTATGATTTGAAGTACAATGGTTTATCTGCTCATGAGAAAATTGAAATTATTCAAGAGTACATGAAAGAAAACAATTGCACATCTCATATTGTCACTCCATTGGATGATATTGCTTGGATATTTAATCTTCGTGGTGGGGACATTCCTTGTTCTCCAACCGCCCTTGCTTTTGCATTAATTACACTTGATCAATCTTATCTTTATTTACAAAAAGAAGCATATGATCAATCTATGGTTGATGCTTACTTACAAGAACAGGTTATTATTAAGGATTATTATCAAATCTATCAAGATGTTATGAAATTAGAAGGTTCTGTATTATTAAATACTCAGCAGATCAATTACGAATTATTTAATTTGATTTCATGTGATATTGTTAATGGTATGAATCCTTCACAAGCTTTTAAAGCTATTAAAAATGATGTAGAGATTGAGAATACAAAAAATGCCCATATTAAAGATGGTGTTGCTATGACGAAATTCATGTATTGGTTAAAAAAGAATTATGGTAAAATTCCAATGGATGAAATCAGTATTTCAGATAAAGTGGCAGAATTGAGACAACAACAGGATTTATTTGTAGATTTGAGTTTTACAACAATTTGTGCATTTAATAAAAATGCAGCATTAATGCATTACCACGCTACACAAGAAGATCATTCAAAAGTTGAAGGTAATGGTTTCTTACTTATTGATAGTGGTGGGCAATATTTAGATGGGACAACTGATATTACAAGAACTTATGCATTAGGTCATATTTCTCCAATTCAAAAGAAACATTTTACAATGGTCTTGCAAGGCATGTTAGCATTACAGAATGCTCATTTCCTTTATGGAGCAACTGGCATTAGTTTAGATATTCTAGCAAGAACACCTATGTGGGAAGAAGATATTGATTATCAATGTGGTACTGGACATGGGGTTGGACATTTCTTAAATGTTCATGAAGGACCTCAGGGTATTCGTCCTCGCCCTCGCTTACAAGGCGAAGAATGTAAACTAGAAGCAGGTATGATTGTGACTGATGAACCTGGTATTTATTTAGAAGGACAATATGGTATCCGTATTGAAAATGAGTTGTTATGCGTTGATGGAGTAGAAAATGAATATGGTCAATTCATGCATTTTGATGTTTTGACTGTTGCTCCTATTGATTTAGATGCTATTGATGTTGAGATATTAACATATAAAGAAAAGAAATGGTTAAATGACTATCATCAACAAGTTTACAACAAAGTCTCTCCTTTCTTAAGTGAAGAAGAGAAAATATGGTTAAAAGAGTATACAAAAGAAATTTAG
- a CDS encoding glyoxalase, producing MKKSFYPVLMCNKIQEEANFFTDLFDFQEIFTSDWYISLKDNDGFEIAMIDSSHNTIPEQFRKQCEGIILNIEVDDVDTVYSRFMNKNHSLILLDIRNEDYGQRHFMIETPNKNLVDIIQLIQPSYENNKGNQELGENND from the coding sequence ATGAAGAAAAGTTTTTATCCAGTACTTATGTGTAATAAAATACAAGAAGAGGCAAATTTTTTTACAGATTTATTTGATTTTCAAGAAATCTTTACAAGTGATTGGTATATAAGTTTAAAAGATAATGATGGTTTTGAGATAGCAATGATTGATAGTTCTCATAATACAATACCAGAACAGTTTAGAAAACAATGCGAAGGTATTATTCTAAACATTGAAGTTGATGATGTAGATACTGTCTATTCTAGATTTATGAATAAAAATCATTCATTAATATTGTTGGATATTCGAAATGAAGATTACGGGCAAAGACATTTTATGATTGAAACACCCAACAAAAATTTAGTTGATATTATTCAATTGATTCAACCTTCCTATGAAAATAACAAAGGCAATCAAGAATTAGGTGAAAATAATGACTAA